A genome region from Cutaneotrichosporon cavernicola HIS019 DNA, chromosome: 5 includes the following:
- a CDS encoding uncharacterized protein (Shikimate kinase), giving the protein MADYTTTKPLLIVVMGPASCGKSTIGSNLARDLGISFIDGDALHPPANVAKMSAGNPLDDADRLPWLQIIRETGIRECHAAWERGDGRVPGQEEGEGKLGRPACVIACSALKKYYRDILRGKAEAVREDKPIMKTIFVYCNGSPELLAQRIAARQGHFMKPQMLASQLATLEDPTSEPGVVDVDISADPEEVSLRALSGTRRVVAAMDARGE; this is encoded by the exons ggCCCCGCGTCTTG cggCAAATCCACCATCGGCAGCAACCTCGCCCGTGACCTCGGCATCTCCTTCATCGACGGTGATGCCCTCCATCCCCCGGCCAATGTCGCAAAGATGAGCGCTGGCAACCctctcgacgacgccgaccgcCTTCCCTGGCTCCAGATCATCAGGGAAACTGGTATCCGCGAGTGCCACGCCGCctgggagaggggagacgGCCGCGTGCCCGGacaggaggagggggagggcaAGCTCGGGCGCCCGGCTTGCGTCATTGCGTGCTCGGCACTGAAGAAGTATTATCGCGATATTCTGCGCGGGAAGGCGGAGGCCGTTCGGGAGGACAAG cccatCATGAAGACCATCTTCGTGTACTGCAACGGCTCGCCCGAACTGTTGGCACAGCGCATCGCTGCGCGCCAGGGACACTTTATGAAGCCCCAAATGCTCGCATCCCAACTCGCAACACTCGAGGACCCGACATCCGAGCCCGGGGTCGTTGACGTAGACATCTCGGCCGACCCGGAAGAGGTATCGCTGCGTGCGTTGAGCGGCACGCGCCGAGTCGTGGCAGCGATGGACGCGCGTGGCGAATGA